Within the Oryzias melastigma strain HK-1 linkage group LG8, ASM292280v2, whole genome shotgun sequence genome, the region GGATGTTGGTTTCTTAGATTCATTTGTTACAGTTAAtacagatttacatttttagattggGATTGTTAAACAGTGACATCTTTTTGTTCATTGTCCTTAAccacatacatttatttacatttttttatgtttcagttgttaatgtattttcaacttatttttaatcatctttaaGTTGCATATTTGAGTGGTAATTTTCTATTAAATAATATTCCTCATGTTTCTTaatgatttttacttttagacCAATTTTGTTCTGCCTTGTGCATGCCTGTACAATCCTGATGGTAATCTATACAATAAAGTATCAGAATTGTTTGCGTATTATTCTCTAATGTTTCTTGTAtctttgaaactgtttttattgttggcAGATAATCGTAATACTCTTGTGCAACACTAGGGGTCACTGTAATCAATTAAGCTGAAGactgaagaacaaaaaatgtaaatattcattttgcctaaaatatattaaaatgattCTAAAGCTCTGACTTCTTATGCATTATTCATTCAGATGATTAATTGATCCAAACGGAACAGAAGAAATCTAAAAGTTTCAGCTTGTAGCGAAAACAATCTGTCTTTTAGTTTGACACGAAGCTGAaggtgttttttctcttttgtacaGAAGTCCTGTGTTTTCAGTTACAGAGGTTAAAACAGCACAAGCATCATTTTACAAGAGTCATTACATAATGCTATTGACTTTGAGATGTTAGTTATCTGCTATTTGTTACTTTTACGTGTCTTAAATTAAACATTCATGATGATATTCTAAAAAATGAGCTGTTCTGACTCTGAAATAgtcattttactgtaaatataatgaaataaaacaccCTTTGTGTGATCATAAATTGATctaaaagttagtttttaagATACAATGGTGAATTAATCAATGTAGTATTCATTGAATTTCGAATGagtctttgaaatgttttttgaattgaaaataataagtatatgtttcagtttttcattaCTTTTTGGAAACATAAATCACACATTATCCAAATCCTGCTGTAAAGTGTTAAAGACCAATGTgaattttagcagtttttatgatttcattGCAGTAAATTTCTCACTTTTCAGACAATCTGGTTTGAGGTTTTAATAAGAAACATATTTCTGGTATTCAGCTGCAGACTCACAACCTTCTCtactaaagaagacaaaaaagttgtgttttttccatgttctttaatttgtctctttaaaatgaaaaacacctGAATTTCATTCTACCACCTCCAAAGGCACAGTCATACTTATAGCAGACCAAATTCATCAAACACTGCCACTGAACATCTTAGTTTTTCTCAGTGTGTTGTGTACAGAGTAACAATGCActataaaaatgactaaacatttttactggGTAAACCGTTCTGTTGATCATGAAGAACTGAGGGACTCGGTAGAAAGGATGGAGTGCTGGTTTGAAGCTTGATGATGAGACTTGTTGAAAACATGCTGTCACTCAAAATACCAAACGATGGGGCGTCTTTTACAAATCGCTCCTTTTGTTTTNNNNNNNNNNNNNNNNNNNNNNNNNNNNNNNNNNNNNNNNNNNNNNNNNNNNNNNNNNNNNNNNNNNATGAtgtgaaaccaaaaaaaggacAACGATGCAGAGAGGATGAGTGGTGGAGGAGATACAGTCTATGGTGTGGACTCGCAGTTTACTGATCCAGAAAGATCTAGAGCCCCCTCTAGAGGAAAAACAGTCACAGTGTATGAACCCGCCAAACAGGTTTCTCCAACACTAACATGCggaaaaagtttttgtaaagGACAAGTTCCTTTTTCACAACGGGTTTTTCTGATCACTGGCcgtttttgtcacttttatggaataattttattcaaattattgtaagtttttgctttgttttgtgtttttatattgtgGGAAAAGCATTCTATGAGAACAGTTGGATTTGgatgtgaaaaaaatctgttctgcTTTTACTTTCCTTTTAAATCGACTACAGATTGATTTTGCTGGATCAAACTAAATATATGGcaaacaaatctgcagcagTTGATGGTGAGTGAACTTTAATTggtaaaacaaaactaagagAAAGACTAGAAATTGATACAAAGGaagaacatggagatctgaggcTTAATCAGATCATGCTGTTAAGGTTATAATTTTTCCCtggaaaatcattttattcttaagtatttttaaatcaataaacacatatttaggTAATTGTGAGCAGGGAGAACAAAAGTTAAGTTTGTGAATTACAGTTCTATTCCAGTTAAATGACATTACAACACCATTGTATAcggcaggggtattcaaatccaggcctcgagggccggtgtcctacatgttttccaaccaaccttccattgaagctccttattggctgctaatttccaggatcaggtatgtttagccaataaggagcttcaatggaaggttggttggaaaacatgtaggacaccggccctcgaggcctggatttgaatacccctggtatACGGTGATGtgaagtattttcctagtgcatgtgtcacaataaaaagagttggaaaatgagaatgtgaattttatttcatgattaacatttttaggtgtttttcaaatatatatatttaaaaacatttcaacttttgttgcaacttttcaGAAAAACCGCCACAACATCAGGCTCTTTAGGCtgcaacaatcataaaaatctgAGGGTCTGAGTAGTACTTTATGAAGTAGACGTACAAAGTAGGACAGTACTATCAAGGAGTTGTGCTCTACTAACAAGAGTAACAGTTCagaatcaggaaaaaagaaagatatagtttttcatttttctcttacCTTGATCCTGTTACAGTACCTATCAATTATTAATGGAGAACTAAAAATTCATTGACGGCGGTTATTGGAACAACAGAAATGCAAACGGTGGCTCACCTGAGAGCATTCAGACAGTAAAGGAGAAGTTCCTCTTCATAACACTTCATCTTTCATTCAGACGCCCTTCAAGGTGAGTAAAACTGATTTATATTGTATAACCTACATAGGAGATTATTTCGTGATTTAGAAAAAACGctttaaccttaaaaaatcCTTACTAAACTCAAAGATCTTTTTCCCACCGGGTTTGTCTTATTACATGAACCTTTTCTAACTTCTAtggaaaactcaaaatttgaatccaacactgaataaaaaactaataagatttacttaagaaaatcctcgtaacaatttgcactaacaattattgattaaattttactgcatttatgaatataaaaactaccaacaacaatctagtaaaatttacttacGTCCACAAGTAAGGTTATGATCGAATCTGAAGTAAATAGAGCAAACAtaaatttctctaataaaatttacataatattattaaatgctccaaaagtgattacaacaatttaaaaagtagatcttactaataaacaatcaaaatttttgattacttataaaaaataagtaaacttaatttctttactagaaaaatctatgtatttgcataatatttgaattataatgtaaatattatgaggaataattaagtatatattactgatgcaaaaagtttgatttttcagtgaactttttacaagtttttcttctctttttaaattgtttgaagAATATTCCATGAgaacatttggaaatgtttgGGAAGAAACTAAATGGTTTCCTTTACTTTTGATTCAGACTTGTTTCAGGTGGATTTCACTGGATCAAGTTAAAGTTATGGCTGACGCAGTTCCGCAGTCTGGTGAGTGATGTTTACACAATCATGGAGATTCATGAAAAGCATTATATAAAGCTCAGTTATTACTTTGGAATGATTTATAAATGTCTGATAAACAGGCTGTAAATATATTCATCTCCTACAATTAGGTTTAGTGTTTGCTTCAATGTCATTTTCTTCTAAACTGAATTGGCATATTATGATTTTAACACTTGTAATAAATGTTTAGGTGAATACTTTAATGTCTTCAGAGGAACTCTTTGGGaattaaaagaaactttaagtAGTAAATGTGATTCTAAAGAAAACCTttgatcatcttcatcatcttctttCTCAGAATCCTTATAAATTATTGTGTTCTCATTAACTTTTAATTAATGGAGATGGATATATAAACTTTAACATaatataagtaaaataaaaaaaattgattagaaAGAAGTCTAGAATAAATCTCTTGGCTCTACTGAAAAAGTGATTTGGAAAACAAGTGAACAATGACTTTTTAATCCACttcttgtttgattttatttgatttcctCCAGAAGCTTGAAGAacagtttgtgatttttttgcatccaacaaaatgaaattacatttttgttttgattccaACAACCAAACATCTGTTTTATCTATGGCTTTCTGAGATCACATCTATTGTTGGCTATGCCCCAAAATactgtttgattgtttttacaaaaaaacaaaatgtataccAAGCAACATGATGTTTAAATGAAATAGTTCTTACTTTATTATtcgattttgtcttttttttctttcttttatgtttttcttgtagGGAAAAGTGGTTCTTGTCTAGATTTAAGGATTGTTTTAATCGGTGGAAGACGAGGAAGCAAAAGAAGTAAAAGTTCTACTGGGAACTTGATACtcggtcaaaatgtttttgacaccAGCAGTAGAACTGCTCAAAGTACAGCGAGACAGAGAGAGGTTCACGGCAGACTAGTGACTGTGGTTGATACTCCAGGATGGTTGTGGGAATATTCACGAGAAGAAACTTCAGAACTGGACCAGATAGAAATCCAGAACAGTGTCCATCTTTGTCCTCCAGGCCCTCACGCCTTTCTTCTGGTCATTCCTGTTGAGTTTAATTTTCCTCGGATTTTCAAATTATCTCTGAAAGAACACTTGGAACTTTTTAATGCAGATGTGCTCAAACACACAATTGTGCTGTTCACTGCGTTCACCCCGATTAGAGAGGAAAACATTCAACATTATATCAAAAAATACCCAACAGTTCAGCAGATTCTTCAACAATgtggaaacagaaaacattttcttcatatcaGTGACAGCGCTGACAGAACCCAAGTCTTGGAGCTGTTCAGGAAAATTGAAGAACTGGTTACAAACAACCTCAACAATCCTTACTCAGTGGATGAAACTCAAGGAatcattttgacacaaaaacttcaaagtttTGTAGAAAATGCATCAAGAAGACGCAACaaagtgcttaaaaaaagacagaaactcaGAGCTCAGATTGAAGGTATGTTACAAActtcttcagtttaaaaacaaatatattttttgtctttgtcttaATCTGTTTATATTGGTAGGTCCAAATATTTgtatgcagaaaaacaaaattttatgtgcagaaaaaaaatgattaaatattttgtaactataacattttcagatttagcttttaataattcatatgaagtttctgatgttttttatatttattttttattttaaaaatctacagGTATCAAGAACCCGCCTGATCATTTAAAGTTGGTCATAGTTGGTCCTTACTGGTCGTGCAAGAGTTCAGCAGGAAATAATATTCTAGGAAAAGATGCATTTGAAGTGAATAAAAACTGGGATATATCAAGAACAGCACAATGTGAAATAGGTCACGGTGTGTTTGCAGAAAGACGACTTACAGTTGTAGATTCTCCAGGCTGGTTTTACATCCACACCCTTCAGGACACCAGAGAGATGGACAAACTAGAAATAGAGAATAGTCTGTATATGTGTCCTCCAGGACCACATGCAGTTCTCCTTGTGATTGAGCTTATAACTGCAGTTAATGCGACGTACCAGAGATCAGTTCAGGATCACATGAGTCTGTTTGGAGATGATGTTTGGAAGCACACAATCATTCTCTTTACAAGACCGGACTGGCTTGAAGTGAAGACTGTAGAGGAGAGGATAGAGAGTGATGAAGGGCTGCAGTGGCTGGTGAACAAATGTGAGAACAGATATCATGTCCTGAACAACCTGGAGCCCAATAATAGAGAACAAGTAAAGGTTCTCCTGGAGAAGATTGAGGAGATGAGGGCAGAAAATGATGATCCTTATTATGAAGTCGACcagagaagagcagcagaaatggagactctgAGAGAGGATGCAgacaaaagagccaaaaagatgaagaagatcaTTGAAAGACAGTCAAGAGTACTGAAAGAAATCTTTAAAGGTGAAGTAAAACCACGAGTCTTCattgatacatttaaagaatatttaaagtttgtgattaaatgtattttctgtttattacaGAGGAGAGACAGTCACTCAGTGAGATCAGAGTTGTTCTGTTGGGTCAGAAAGGATCAGGAAAAAGTACTGCAGGAAATCGGATTCTGTTCATGGAAAAATTTGAAGAATCATTAGACACAGCTGGTATCAAGAAGGTATTCAACAGCTTGACATTTACAGAGTCAACTCAGTTTGTAGGCAAACTTAAGAGTGtctaaatcttaattttatctGTCTGTGCAGGACAAAGAAGATCTAAGAGTTTCTGTGAAATATCGAGGAGATTTTGATGGAGTTAAAGTCTCAGTTGTTGAGGCTCCAGGCTGGTACAAAGACACAAAAGCTCCTGACTGGCTCAAACATGAAGTTCATCGTAGTGTTTCCATGTGTGATCCGGGGCCTCACGCTCTTCTCCTGGTTGTTCCTGTTTGTAAATCATTTACTGAAAATGATCTCAGAGAATTTGTTGATCTCCTGAAGCCCTTCACTGAGAAAGTGTGGGCACACTGCATGGTTCTGTTCACATGGGGAGACTGGCTCGGTAAACACTCAATAGAGGATCACATTGTCAGAGAAGGAAAAGCTCTTCAGGAGTTGTTGACAAAGTGTGATAACAGATACCATGTTTTCAGCTGGGATTATTCTAATAACCCTACACCAGTCAAAGATCTGCTCCAAAAAGTTATTGACATCTCAACACGAAACAGTGGATGTTTCTCacataaagacaaacaaactaAGCCACATTTTTTACCCCAGCTAATGGAACAGCCAATGCTGAGAGAGGAGTGGAAGAAGAGAGAACAGATGCTGATTGACAGAGTGATGAGAGCTTTAGCAAATGAACCAGAGGAAACAGGAATACAACCTGTGAAGGTGGCAGGAAGCatggatgatttttttattcctgatagtgagtttaatctttttaaataaatgaattgagAATGAGCTCTGCAGTTTTTGACACCATTTATCTGTTTCAGTGAGTGGAGATGCTACGTCTGAATATGGGAGCATCTCAGGACTTCAAAGAGgacacagaaatgtttctgaatgGTTGAAACAACGTACCAGATTATCTGATGTTACCTCTGGGATCAGCAACGCTTCTTCAACAGCGAGTCTTGTGGAGgagttttatgaaaatatttcattgGAACAAGATTAGCTGAAcattgaggagatcctcaaagtattccttccaccgctcgacaatgtccccagttgaagtcagcagatccccacctgcactgaaaacggtgcctgcagaaaactgctttcccctcctgaggcgccggatggtttgccagaatctctttgaggccaaccgatagtccttctccatggcctcaccaaactcctcccaggaccaagtttttgcctccaacacagcctgGGCCGCAGCTtgcttaaactgccggtacctgtcagctgcctctggagtcccacaagccagccaggcctgataggactctttcttcagcttgacggcatcccttactcTCTGtttccaccaccgggttcgggggttgctGCCAcaacaggcaccagagaccttgcgaccgcagctccggaaagcagcagatacaatagaggtggagaacatggtccactcggactccNNNNNNNNNNNNNNNNNNNNNNNNNNNNNNNNNNNNNNNNNNNNNNNNNNNNNNNNNNNNNNNNNNNNNNNNNNNNNNNNNNNNNNNNNNNNNNNNNNNNNNNNNNNNNNNNNNNNNNNNNNNNNNNNNNNNNNNNNNNNNNNNNNNNNNNNNNNNNNNNNNNNNNNNNNNNNNNNNNNNNNNNNNNNNNNNNNNNNNNNNNNNNNNNNNNNNNNNNNNNNNNNNNNNNNNNNNNNNNNNNNNNNNNNNNNNNNNNNNNNNNNNNNNNNNNNNNNNNNNNNNNNNNNNNNNNNNNNNNNNNNNNNNNNNNNNNNNNNNNNNNNNNNNNNNNNNNNNNNNNNNNNNNNNNNNNNNNNNNNNNNNNNNNNNNNNNNNNNNNNNNNNNNNNNNNNNNNNNNNNNNNNNNNNNNNNNNNNNNNNNNNNNNNNNNNNNNNNNNNNNNNNNNNNNNNNNNNNNNNNNNNNNNNNNNNNNNNNNNNNNNNNNNNNNNNNNNNNNNNNNNNNNNNNNNNNNNNNNNNNNNNNNNNNNNNNNNNNNNNNNNNNNNNNNNNNNNNNNNNNNNNNNNNNNNNNNNNNNNNNNNNNNNNNNNNNNNNNNNNNNNNNNNNNNNNNNNNNNNNNNNNNNNNNNNNNNNNNNNNNNNNNNNNNNNNNNNNNNNNNNNNNNNNNNNNNNNNNNNNNNNNNNNNNNNNNNNNNNNNNNNNNNNNNNNNNNNNNNNNNNNNNNNNNNNNNNNNNNNNNNNNNNNNNNNNNNNNNNNNNNNNNNNNNNNNNNNNNNNNCAATCCTTACTCAGTGGATGAAAGTCAAGGAATTATTTTGACACAAAAGCTTCAAAGTTTTGTAGAAAATGCATCAAGAAGACGCaacaaagtgcagaaaaaaagacagaaactcaGAGCTCTGATTGAAGGTATGCTACAAACtttttaattacagaaaaacatTGAGATGCTCTGTTTTTGCCTTACtctaaatatgttaaaagtaggggtgtaatggatcacaaaactcatggtTCGGATcatgtcacggttttagggtcacggttcggataaTTTTTcggaatcttaaaaaaaaaaaaaatcaacaaaaactatAATATAacagctaaattaatttttggaaacgcTTCAACtcataaattcaataaatatataaagtactgggctgcacggtggcgcagtggttagcgctctcacctcacagcgagaaggccccggttcgactcccggctgggacctttctgtgtggagtttgcatgttctccccgtgcatgcgtgggttttcaccggggactccggcttcctcccaccgtccaaaaacatgcttcataggttaattggtgactctaaattgtccctaggtgtgaatgtgagagtggatgtgtgtgtgattgaggccctgcgacagactggcgacctgtccagg harbors:
- the LOC112146195 gene encoding GTPase IMAP family member 8-like, whose product is MDKLEIENSLYMCPPGPHAVLLVIELITAVNATYQRSVQDHMSLFGDDVWKHTIILFTRPDWLEVKTVEERIESDEGLQWLVNKCENRYHVLNNLEPNNREQVKVLLEKIEEMRAENDDPYYEVDQRRAAEMETLREDADKRAKKMKKIIERQSRVLKEIFKEERQSLSEIRVVLLGQKGSGKSTAGNRILFMEKFEESLDTAGIKKVFNSLTFTESTQFVGKLKSV